The Halanaerobiaceae bacterium ANBcell28 genome contains a region encoding:
- a CDS encoding ABC transporter ATP-binding protein — MSLLELKKVEKIYQQGKIEVPALKGVDLKVEKGEFTTVFGPSGSGKTTLLNMIGCLDKPTAGELLFDKNLLNEMSKKELAMLRRFNIGFIFQSYNLIPVLSAYENVEFAIRLCEVEQKERKEKVMDLLESVGLGDMANRRPNELSGGQKQRVAIARALVKEPKLVLVDEPTANLDSKTSAEVLEIMLKMNQKLGTTFIFSTHDPQVMDYASRLIEIKDGNITKDEKGEDLSVNT; from the coding sequence ATGTCTTTACTAGAATTAAAAAAAGTAGAAAAAATATATCAGCAGGGAAAAATAGAAGTTCCAGCTTTAAAGGGAGTTGATTTGAAAGTAGAAAAGGGTGAATTTACTACAGTTTTTGGACCTTCAGGTTCTGGCAAAACAACTTTGCTTAATATGATTGGATGTCTGGATAAACCAACAGCAGGGGAATTGCTCTTTGATAAAAACTTACTCAATGAAATGAGCAAAAAAGAATTAGCTATGTTAAGACGTTTCAATATCGGTTTTATCTTTCAAAGCTATAATCTAATTCCTGTATTAAGTGCTTATGAAAACGTTGAGTTTGCAATAAGATTATGTGAAGTAGAGCAAAAAGAGAGAAAAGAAAAAGTGATGGACTTACTGGAATCAGTAGGTTTAGGAGATATGGCTAATAGAAGACCCAATGAATTATCAGGAGGTCAAAAACAAAGAGTGGCTATTGCTCGTGCTTTAGTAAAAGAACCAAAGCTGGTGCTAGTAGATGAGCCAACGGCTAACCTTGATTCAAAAACCAGTGCTGAAGTATTAGAAATTATGCTAAAAATGAATCAAAAGCTAGGAACAACTTTTATCTTTTCCACACATGATCCACAGGTTATGGACTATGCCAGCAGGTTAATCGAAATCAAGGATGGAAATATTACAAAAGATGAAAAAGGGGAGGATCTCAGTGTTAATACTTAA